The Oikeobacillus pervagus genome segment TTTTTGAGGAGAATTCAGATTGGGTGAATGCGGTAAAACTAGCGATGGAGGAAGCAATTCGAACAGAATCTCTTTCTTGGTTCGATCTCTTTAAATCCTATGTTAGGGAGGGGAGAGTGCGTCATTTACAACCGATTGAATATAAGGAAATGTTAATAATCCTTTATAAATTGGATCAGCATCGTTTTGAAGATTTGATCATTGCTATCTGGGATGAATATAAGCATCAGAACTTGTCCTTTACTTGGCTTTGGAATATGAATGAATTAATTTTACAGCTTGACCTCCAACAAGATGATGTCTGGAATCACTTACCTTTGCTTTACAGAGAAACGTATAATGAGCTTTTACAAGGAGTTTATCCGATTGGTGATTTGAAAGAGGCAATGCCAAACCTTTTATCTGCCTGGGTTAAAATAACCGATGATGAACAGCGATTATATGCTTCTTCAGCTCTAATAGCATGGAATGAAGTGTTTCCTTCGACCATTAGTGAGGCAAGTGTCTATAATGCCGAACAATTGGTACGCCGTGGGGGAATGGAAAAGAGAGCGTTAGAGAAATGTATTCAAGTATTTGAATCCATTCAGGAATGGGCTGGAAACCAACGTGTAGAAACGGATACCCGATTAAGATGGCTAATTCAGGAACTTGCTAATTTTCAAACGCAGCATCTGATGGTAATCGGAACTGAACCGTCGAAGAAACCTTCCATGTTTCAAATGTTATTTGGGGATCAAGTGATGGGAGATTTCCCCTCTAAAGCAATAATGATGTATAGTGATTTTGATGATATTGACATCCGTGAAATGACCTATACATATGAACGGGATATTTCGGGGTTATCTGAATTTTACGACACGATTGAAAACGCGGAGAACATTGAACAATCCTTGTTTGATTTTAAACTTCCCAATCATTTCTTACAGAAGCATGCATTAACCTTAGTGGATACTCCTGAACTTGATCAACATGTTGATTGGCAGGAAACATTCCGCTATATTCCTTTCGCAGATCAAGTATTATTTTTATTAAATGCTGAGACACCACTGAATGAACAAAAGTGTGAAGTGATAAAGAAAACAAAGGAGATTTCCCGTGATATACCAATCCACTTTTTCCTAAATATTGATTCGATTCCTTCTGATAAAGTAGAAGAAGTAGTGAAGGAAACGGAGAAAACAATAAAGGAATACGCTAAAGATGCACCATTAAGAACGTTTACGAAAAATAATCAACGTCAACTTTTACAAGATCTAGAAGAGGTGAGTTCGTCTTTTTCCATTGAGGAAAGCTCACGTGTGAAAAAAATACTGTACTACTTGCAAATGTTGGTCTCCTCCATGTGGCAACAACGAACAGATATTGAAAATGACTATATGGACCGTATTCATTGGAATCAGGATAT includes the following:
- a CDS encoding GTP-binding protein, yielding MKLEEQLIYKEYYISFLEGKEGDHPVAILGDAYFKEQEKERFDLSYIRFAQGEVYYHHKDYETAIFKWGQIQNELQGWARKNMGDAYFELGMFTNAEELYKSIKTDNSTLQSEIALQLFTLYIKEGRQHFANDTIQKALSLNPDYPNVTTIARTFFEENSDWVNAVKLAMEEAIRTESLSWFDLFKSYVREGRVRHLQPIEYKEMLIILYKLDQHRFEDLIIAIWDEYKHQNLSFTWLWNMNELILQLDLQQDDVWNHLPLLYRETYNELLQGVYPIGDLKEAMPNLLSAWVKITDDEQRLYASSALIAWNEVFPSTISEASVYNAEQLVRRGGMEKRALEKCIQVFESIQEWAGNQRVETDTRLRWLIQELANFQTQHLMVIGTEPSKKPSMFQMLFGDQVMGDFPSKAIMMYSDFDDIDIREMTYTYERDISGLSEFYDTIENAENIEQSLFDFKLPNHFLQKHALTLVDTPELDQHVDWQETFRYIPFADQVLFLLNAETPLNEQKCEVIKKTKEISRDIPIHFFLNIDSIPSDKVEEVVKETEKTIKEYAKDAPLRTFTKNNQRQLLQDLEEVSSSFSIEESSRVKKILYYLQMLVSSMWQQRTDIENDYMDRIHWNQDMQERLNGAIHQLKDLEEDKTNKLTTSYSQIFDEIKKELMEKIPNILRECTDIIKEESDFRTMHDKLNQVMNERVQNYLQHTTLPLVHRSFQEWIQTSKEEFDQAQNFLNDMCDGFNFMYGEERLKFDCDYKILDDWHRDGERMTVRAQLENENILNWQSPSQMFLKSAGKILGALQQNQLFLKNQFKKFIENHDYEDVTKSIMTKFFIPFDLFGQSLDRDIKAFFKQPFDVLVQEEKTVQALVVDNERKLAELRTNSELFEDPLNLFKVRLHQYSNMVNIEEVYEYGI